A region of Pseudoalteromonas aliena SW19 DNA encodes the following proteins:
- the efpL gene encoding elongation factor P-like protein EfpL, which yields MPKASDVKKGTAIDFNGRVLVVKDIVRSVPQGRAGGSLYRMRLYDVVTGSKVDETFKDSDMLTLADLTRREVMLSYVDGDEYVFMDNEDYTPYNLNKDAIAEEIQFVNEETQGVHVIVIDGAPVGLDLPSSVELVVEETDPSIKGASASARSKPARMSTGLNISVPEHISTGDRIRINTVEHKFMGRAEK from the coding sequence ATGCCAAAGGCGAGTGATGTTAAAAAGGGTACTGCCATTGATTTTAATGGCCGAGTTTTAGTTGTAAAAGATATTGTACGTTCTGTTCCACAAGGCCGTGCTGGTGGCAGCTTATACCGTATGCGTTTATACGACGTAGTAACGGGCAGTAAAGTTGACGAAACATTTAAAGACAGTGATATGTTAACGCTTGCCGATTTAACACGCCGTGAGGTGATGCTTTCTTACGTTGATGGCGACGAGTATGTATTCATGGATAATGAAGATTACACGCCATATAACTTAAACAAAGACGCGATAGCTGAAGAGATTCAGTTTGTTAATGAAGAAACACAAGGTGTACATGTGATTGTGATTGATGGCGCACCTGTAGGGCTCGATCTTCCTTCAAGTGTTGAACTGGTCGTTGAAGAGACTGACCCTTCTATTAAAGGTGCCTCTGCCAGTGCTCGCTCTAAGCCTGCACGTATGTCTACTGGCCTAAATATTTCGGTTCCAGAGCATATTTCAACAGGTGACCGTATCCGTATTAATACCGTTGAGCATAAATTTATGGGCCGTGCTGAAAAGTAG
- a CDS encoding sensor domain-containing protein translates to MIKTITIRLSLSLVLLAYSFELCAFESSFNYNSDTILFLASAIIAFALPYLLFNIFKLRRSRQELCLSQKRLKSTVEGSGDTLWDWNIKTGEVIRINDKYLMNSTTLLGFPPNKSLIHPLDVANVELLLKKHFAEQTVFFEATYRIKDTFGRWHWVLDRGKIIEKDANLSPLRMTGTVRDISQLKSTEERLNLFAKCVESLTDALAIYDKNFKLVDINPSFLTLFGGQRDQYLEKDFNLPGYEQSYINNIIEIVRETDHIQQEVKLRNSERVLLPIEISIDEIKNDQNQITNYVVVYSDLTERKKAESQLHNLSNRDRTTSLPNRNLFFTDLHKLVKLHSHHALLVFDLDNFKKINDSLGHQLGDSLLAKLAMRLNKLTRENDVFYRLGGDEFALVMSDTNDIHMITRMAKQFLAAIATPFKMAGHELVITSSVGIVLFPEDGNTPELLLKNADTAMYHAKKKGNSYLFFNDTMNRQAVKRLQIENLMRFGLKEDHFEVYYQPKMNIRTGKLTGMEALVRFITPKKGIISPGVFIPIAEETGQIIEIGEVVLNKACRDVKEWLDSGLFNGRVAVNLSAKQFSLPDLTSRIDVILQKNELPSYFLELEITEGTVMDDPKEAISIMRSLSARGIHLAMDDFGTGYSSLAYLKQFPLNTLKVDKAFIDDMKNERGRNMVDSIVTIAHNLDLHVVAEGVEQADQIEILKTLNCETVQGFYYSKPLSKAEFTAFLKQQQSKAAPSLIREEKVVAAIS, encoded by the coding sequence ATGATAAAAACAATAACTATAAGACTAAGTTTGTCACTTGTATTACTTGCTTACTCATTTGAGCTTTGTGCCTTCGAGTCATCATTTAATTACAATTCAGATACAATACTATTTTTAGCAAGCGCAATTATTGCGTTTGCTTTGCCCTATTTACTGTTTAATATTTTTAAGCTCAGACGTTCGCGTCAAGAGCTTTGTCTCTCGCAAAAACGCCTAAAAAGCACGGTAGAAGGCAGTGGCGATACGCTATGGGATTGGAATATAAAAACGGGTGAAGTTATCCGTATTAATGATAAATATTTGATGAATTCAACCACATTACTTGGATTCCCCCCAAATAAAAGCCTAATTCATCCCCTTGATGTTGCCAATGTTGAACTTCTCCTTAAAAAGCATTTTGCTGAACAAACCGTTTTTTTTGAAGCAACGTACCGCATTAAAGATACTTTTGGTCGTTGGCACTGGGTACTCGATCGTGGCAAAATAATCGAAAAAGACGCCAACCTATCTCCACTTAGAATGACTGGCACTGTTCGCGATATATCACAGTTAAAGTCGACTGAGGAGCGTTTAAATTTATTTGCTAAATGTGTAGAGTCACTAACCGATGCATTAGCAATTTATGACAAAAATTTTAAGTTAGTTGATATTAACCCTAGCTTTTTAACGCTTTTTGGTGGCCAGCGTGATCAATACCTTGAAAAAGATTTTAACTTACCTGGGTATGAGCAAAGCTATATCAATAACATTATTGAAATTGTCCGCGAAACCGATCATATTCAACAAGAAGTTAAATTGCGCAATAGTGAGCGTGTTTTACTTCCTATTGAGATTTCAATTGATGAAATTAAAAACGATCAAAATCAAATCACTAATTACGTTGTTGTTTATTCAGATTTAACTGAGCGTAAAAAAGCAGAGTCGCAGCTGCATAACTTATCAAACAGAGACCGCACTACCAGCCTACCTAATCGCAACTTATTTTTTACTGATTTACACAAGCTGGTTAAGCTACATTCGCACCATGCGTTATTAGTATTTGATTTAGATAACTTTAAAAAAATAAATGATTCGTTAGGCCATCAATTAGGTGACAGTTTACTTGCAAAGCTGGCTATGCGTTTAAATAAGCTAACCCGTGAGAATGATGTATTTTATCGTTTAGGCGGTGATGAATTTGCCTTAGTCATGTCGGACACTAACGATATTCATATGATCACGCGTATGGCCAAGCAATTTTTAGCCGCCATTGCGACACCGTTTAAAATGGCAGGCCACGAACTTGTTATCACTTCAAGTGTCGGTATTGTGCTGTTCCCCGAAGATGGGAATACACCTGAGTTATTATTAAAAAATGCTGACACTGCTATGTATCATGCGAAAAAGAAAGGTAATAGCTATTTATTTTTTAACGATACAATGAACCGCCAAGCAGTTAAACGTCTGCAAATAGAGAACTTAATGCGTTTTGGTTTAAAAGAAGATCATTTTGAGGTGTATTATCAACCAAAAATGAATATCCGGACCGGTAAGCTAACGGGCATGGAAGCATTAGTACGTTTTATTACTCCCAAAAAAGGAATTATTAGTCCTGGTGTGTTTATACCGATTGCAGAAGAAACAGGACAAATAATAGAAATAGGTGAAGTCGTATTAAATAAAGCCTGTAGAGACGTTAAAGAATGGCTCGATAGCGGTTTATTTAACGGCAGAGTTGCCGTTAATTTATCTGCAAAACAATTTAGCTTACCGGACTTAACATCGCGTATTGATGTTATTTTACAAAAAAACGAATTACCTTCATACTTTTTAGAGCTTGAAATAACCGAAGGTACGGTAATGGATGATCCTAAAGAAGCAATTTCCATTATGCGTTCGTTAAGTGCACGCGGTATTCATTTAGCAATGGACGACTTTGGCACAGGCTATTCATCGTTAGCGTATTTAAAACAATTTCCACTTAACACGCTCAAAGTTGATAAAGCATTTATAGATGATATGAAAAATGAGCGTGGCCGCAATATGGTCGACTCAATAGTGACTATTGCGCATAACCTTGATTTACATGTTGTTGCTGAAGGTGTTGAACAAGCCGATCAAATAGAAATACTTAAAACCCTAAACTGCGAAACAGTCCAAGGGTTTTATTACTCTAAACCTTTATCAAAAGCTGAATTTACTGCGTTTTTAAAACAACAACAAAGCAAAGCAGCGCCAAGCTTAATTAGAGAAGAAAAAGTCGTAGCGGCAATAAGTTAA